A window of Verrucomicrobiota bacterium contains these coding sequences:
- a CDS encoding deoxyribodipyrimidine photo-lyase — MLAVHWFRRDLRLEDNRSLQSALSGDLSVLPIFIFDQNILTDLPIDDARLSFIYKELTQIQQHLKKCGSGILAIRGDPHAVWSSLLTRFEIRAVHWNKDYEPYARDRDKAIRKLLEANGVEVNEYKDQVIFEEGEIVKKDGKPYTVFTPYKKKWLAKLEAQNVTACANETKHGFFQHQAKFPTLKEIGFLKSNLPTPKYDISRIEMYGAERNLPAANSTSRLGPHLRFGTVSIRQVLGDIYPRSELFLSELIWREFFMQILFHFPGVVSRNFRSKYDGIRWRNNETEFEAWCRGETGYPLVDAGMRQLNQTGFMHNRVRMVVASFLCKHLLIDWCWGEAYFAEKLLDYELSSNNGNWQWAAGTGCDAAPYFRVFNPATQQEKFDPQYEYIKRWLLEYGTDEYSEPMVDHKFARERAIATYKKGIDGFIPCD; from the coding sequence ATGCTTGCTGTTCACTGGTTCAGGAGGGATTTGCGCCTCGAAGATAACAGGTCGCTCCAAAGTGCATTAAGCGGCGATTTATCCGTGCTTCCGATCTTTATTTTCGACCAAAATATTCTCACAGATCTGCCAATAGACGACGCTCGACTGTCGTTCATCTATAAGGAATTAACACAAATCCAACAGCATCTCAAGAAGTGCGGAAGCGGAATACTTGCCATTCGAGGTGATCCACATGCCGTTTGGTCGTCGCTGCTTACTCGATTCGAGATCAGGGCGGTTCACTGGAATAAGGATTATGAGCCTTATGCTCGTGACAGGGACAAGGCGATTCGTAAATTGCTCGAAGCAAATGGAGTGGAAGTGAATGAGTATAAGGACCAGGTGATTTTTGAAGAAGGTGAAATCGTAAAGAAGGACGGTAAGCCCTATACCGTGTTTACACCCTATAAGAAAAAGTGGCTGGCAAAGCTAGAAGCGCAAAATGTGACGGCATGCGCCAACGAAACCAAGCATGGGTTTTTCCAACACCAGGCAAAATTTCCCACACTAAAAGAAATTGGATTTCTAAAGTCCAACTTGCCAACACCGAAATATGATATCAGTCGGATAGAAATGTATGGAGCAGAGCGGAATCTTCCGGCTGCAAATAGCACTTCTCGTTTGGGTCCACACCTCCGGTTCGGAACTGTAAGCATTCGTCAAGTCCTTGGCGACATCTACCCCCGATCGGAGCTGTTTCTATCGGAACTTATCTGGAGGGAGTTCTTCATGCAAATACTGTTCCATTTCCCTGGAGTGGTAAGCAGGAATTTTCGAAGTAAATACGACGGCATCCGTTGGAGAAACAATGAAACGGAGTTTGAAGCCTGGTGCCGTGGCGAAACGGGTTATCCGCTCGTGGACGCGGGTATGCGCCAATTAAACCAAACAGGTTTTATGCATAACCGGGTCAGAATGGTGGTCGCCAGCTTTCTCTGCAAGCACCTCCTTATAGACTGGTGTTGGGGAGAGGCATACTTTGCGGAAAAATTATTGGACTACGAACTTTCCTCGAACAATGGCAATTGGCAATGGGCGGCTGGAACCGGTTGTGATGCCGCTCCTTATTTTCGAGTTTTTAACCCTGCGACCCAACAAGAAAAGTTTGATCCTCAATATGAATACATAAAACGATGGTTGCTTGAGTATGGAACTGATGAATACTCTGAACCGATGGTAGATCATAAGTTTGCCAGAGAACGCGCGATTGCTACCTACAAGAAGGGAATTGATGGCTTCATCCCTTGCGATTAA
- a CDS encoding DUF2071 domain-containing protein, whose translation MHPAFNQTDHRPWPLPEGSWLLSQRWLNLAFIHWEIDPAQLRSKIPAQLEIDLFEGKAWIGIVPFDMKGVTFRGLPPVSAFSDFPEINVRTYVECEGKKGVWFFSLDVPKQFAVWTARTFFHLPYRRAKVEVIEQGQSVYYSHHMKHCAFEATYKPTQTHQWDKNSFETWATERYCLYCQSKRGQLYRTEVHHPQWPLEKAEISFQKNTLLDDFEIGNQHPSVLFSRSIDVIAYPPTAL comes from the coding sequence ATGCATCCAGCCTTTAATCAAACGGATCATCGCCCATGGCCCCTGCCTGAAGGAAGTTGGTTGCTATCCCAGCGATGGCTGAACCTGGCTTTCATACATTGGGAAATCGACCCAGCTCAGTTGAGATCTAAAATTCCCGCTCAGCTGGAGATCGATCTATTCGAAGGTAAGGCATGGATCGGAATTGTGCCATTCGATATGAAAGGGGTTACTTTCCGTGGTCTTCCACCGGTGTCTGCATTCAGTGACTTCCCGGAAATCAATGTCAGGACTTATGTCGAATGTGAAGGGAAAAAGGGGGTTTGGTTTTTTAGCCTTGATGTGCCCAAACAATTTGCGGTCTGGACCGCGCGTACGTTTTTTCATCTGCCTTATCGCCGAGCGAAAGTGGAAGTAATTGAACAGGGTCAATCGGTTTACTACTCCCATCATATGAAACATTGTGCATTCGAAGCCACTTACAAGCCTACCCAAACCCATCAGTGGGATAAAAACTCTTTCGAAACATGGGCTACAGAACGCTACTGCCTTTACTGTCAGAGTAAACGAGGGCAACTGTATCGCACGGAAGTACACCATCCCCAATGGCCACTTGAAAAAGCAGAAATCTCATTTCAAAAAAACACCTTGCTCGACGATTTCGAGATTGGCAACCAGCATCCTTCAGTCCTCTTTTCCAGGAGCATTGATGTCATTGCCTATCCACCAACAGCTTTGTGA
- a CDS encoding tryptophan-rich sensory protein encodes MVLRLVTFLLINFAALGIGSLLMDNGPASDWYFQLNKAPWTPPGWLFGLAWTLIVICFAFYMSYAWEVLSDKISLMVLFAVQWFLNTSWNLVFFRYHQSFLGLVIIALLGILVACLLFAYLSRLKVKTLFILPYFLWLLVATSLNLYIVVRN; translated from the coding sequence ATGGTACTCAGACTAGTCACTTTCCTGCTTATCAATTTTGCGGCCTTGGGCATTGGAAGTCTTTTGATGGACAATGGACCTGCTTCTGATTGGTACTTTCAGTTGAACAAAGCGCCTTGGACTCCCCCGGGGTGGTTGTTTGGTTTAGCGTGGACTCTGATCGTGATTTGTTTCGCTTTTTACATGTCCTATGCTTGGGAGGTCCTGAGTGACAAGATCTCTCTGATGGTGTTATTCGCAGTTCAATGGTTCCTGAACACATCCTGGAATCTTGTATTCTTTCGTTATCACCAAAGTTTTCTCGGCCTGGTTATTATAGCCCTTCTCGGTATTTTGGTAGCCTGCTTATTATTTGCTTACCTCTCCCGATTAAAAGTGAAGACCCTATTTATCTTGCCCTATTTTCTGTGGCTGTTGGTTGCCACTTCTCTTAACCTTTACATAGTTGTAAGGAATTAA
- a CDS encoding FAD-dependent oxidoreductase has product MNHNTRRTEIVVIGAGMSGLAAATELKRSGMQVLVLDKARGVGGRLANRRIDGAVFDHGAQFVTARDDRFVALLADWHKQGIVKEWYRNNLNDGGGHPRFCGSPTMSAIGKELARNLDLLLQGSVTAIQLDGDKWSVHLREGERIQAKAVVMTPPVPQSLAILDAGNVAISGTTRSRLEKIKYEKCFAIMAILDGPSLIPAPGSLKPETGPIAWIADNQTKGISELTAVTIHATGEYSEANWEGDRDKVAQELLFASQQWLGASVVKYQVHGWRYSKPVTTDEDRCSVINQHPPLIIAGDAFGGPRVEGAALSGWAAAETLLQLCLREQKSG; this is encoded by the coding sequence ATGAACCACAACACGCGAAGAACCGAGATTGTAGTAATTGGAGCGGGTATGTCCGGTCTCGCTGCAGCAACTGAACTTAAACGATCCGGGATGCAGGTTCTTGTTCTTGATAAAGCACGCGGCGTGGGAGGGCGACTGGCCAATCGACGAATTGATGGTGCCGTTTTTGACCATGGAGCTCAATTTGTGACAGCTCGCGATGATCGTTTCGTCGCGCTTTTGGCGGACTGGCACAAGCAAGGTATCGTTAAAGAATGGTATCGAAACAATCTAAACGATGGTGGCGGTCATCCACGTTTTTGTGGGAGTCCCACCATGTCGGCCATCGGCAAAGAACTGGCCCGGAACCTGGATCTTCTATTGCAGGGTTCTGTCACAGCCATTCAGCTTGACGGTGATAAATGGTCAGTACACTTACGGGAAGGAGAGCGCATCCAGGCCAAAGCCGTGGTAATGACTCCTCCCGTCCCTCAGTCGCTGGCTATTTTGGATGCCGGAAACGTTGCAATCTCTGGGACGACCAGAAGTCGTCTGGAAAAAATTAAGTATGAAAAGTGCTTTGCTATAATGGCTATTCTGGACGGGCCTTCGCTTATCCCCGCCCCAGGATCTTTAAAACCTGAGACAGGACCAATAGCATGGATAGCGGATAACCAGACCAAGGGCATCTCGGAGTTAACTGCCGTGACCATCCACGCCACAGGCGAATACAGTGAGGCAAACTGGGAGGGCGACCGGGATAAGGTTGCCCAGGAACTCTTATTTGCTTCACAGCAATGGCTCGGTGCATCTGTAGTCAAATATCAGGTACATGGATGGCGGTATAGCAAACCGGTTACCACGGACGAAGATCGTTGTTCAGTCATCAACCAACATCCGCCCCTGATTATTGCCGGTGATGCCTTTGGCGGTCCTCGTGTGGAAGGCGCGGCGCTCTCGGGATGGGCTGCGGCCGAAACACTATTACAGCTATGTCTAAGGGAACAAAAATCAGGATAA
- a CDS encoding ADP-ribosylglycohydrolase family protein yields MKESFYQAFLGSLVADAAAMPVHWYYNVQSLDCDYPELAVYTAPKNPHPDSILWRSSYKPRNSKADILHDQASYWGKRGVHYHQFLEAGENTLNYRLAVELYNSILQNRSYHPTRWLQTYVELMRRPGWHKDTYVEEYHRAFFDRLASGITPEKCGIDDLHIGALATVPALLAGLSQVEALDYDRWIQTVLQHVALTHRNAHALKAAEALALILMDLAHDEELDSVLKKRVSPLNSPEQFKGWSDFEDRTIVGRHLTPACYLPDSFSASLFLAWKYRDDFKAGILANARCGGDNCHRGAVVGSILGSINNIPKDWLKDLKSIGRVTKQEKPSSV; encoded by the coding sequence ATGAAAGAATCCTTTTACCAGGCCTTCCTCGGCTCTCTGGTAGCTGATGCGGCAGCCATGCCGGTCCACTGGTATTACAACGTCCAGTCTCTTGACTGCGACTATCCTGAACTGGCTGTATATACAGCTCCGAAAAATCCTCATCCTGACAGCATTCTCTGGCGATCTTCCTACAAACCGCGCAACAGCAAAGCGGATATCCTGCACGACCAAGCAAGCTATTGGGGAAAACGAGGAGTTCATTACCATCAGTTCCTGGAAGCCGGAGAAAACACTTTAAATTACCGTCTGGCTGTAGAGCTCTATAACAGTATTCTTCAAAACCGTAGTTACCATCCGACTCGCTGGCTGCAAACCTACGTAGAACTCATGAGGAGACCTGGCTGGCACAAGGACACTTATGTGGAGGAATACCATCGGGCGTTTTTCGACCGTCTGGCTTCGGGCATTACTCCCGAGAAATGCGGAATTGATGATCTTCACATTGGAGCACTTGCCACAGTGCCCGCGCTCCTTGCCGGTTTGAGCCAAGTAGAAGCACTCGATTACGATCGCTGGATACAAACCGTTTTACAGCATGTGGCCCTGACGCACCGAAACGCTCACGCCTTGAAAGCGGCCGAAGCATTGGCGCTGATACTTATGGATCTGGCACATGACGAAGAACTGGATTCAGTATTGAAAAAAAGAGTCAGTCCATTGAACTCCCCCGAACAATTTAAAGGATGGTCTGATTTTGAGGATCGAACCATTGTTGGCCGTCACCTGACTCCTGCCTGTTATTTACCTGATTCCTTTTCGGCCTCTCTTTTTCTTGCCTGGAAATATAGAGATGATTTCAAGGCTGGCATACTTGCTAACGCACGATGCGGAGGTGACAATTGTCACCGCGGTGCGGTAGTCGGTTCGATACTTGGCAGCATAAATAACATTCCTAAAGACTGGCTAAAGGATCTGAAGTCAATCGGACGAGTAACGAAACAGGAAAAGCCCTCCTCCGTCTAA
- a CDS encoding heme-binding protein, translating to MLRYLIPLILIIQSPFIMAYEKAFEPTEPGITELKELPSGRLLEARGDGSYFDSSNSLFRPLFQYIQKNDIAMTTPVEARMDPGAMYFWVSSAQEEKASSDAANVRVIDVPKRTVVAHGSRGSYSQNNFEKAKVILLEWVDSQEEMEAVGEPFAVYWDGPFTPWFLKTFEVQVEVRPKNSEAASS from the coding sequence ATGTTACGATATCTAATTCCACTCATACTCATTATACAGTCACCTTTTATTATGGCCTACGAAAAAGCCTTCGAACCTACCGAGCCGGGCATCACCGAGCTTAAAGAACTTCCCTCTGGACGTCTGCTTGAGGCCAGAGGAGACGGTTCCTATTTTGACAGTTCGAACAGTCTCTTTAGACCACTCTTTCAATATATACAAAAAAACGATATCGCCATGACCACTCCCGTTGAGGCGCGAATGGATCCGGGCGCCATGTATTTCTGGGTGTCCTCCGCGCAGGAGGAAAAGGCGTCGAGTGACGCTGCCAATGTTCGGGTGATAGATGTGCCCAAGCGCACAGTAGTGGCTCATGGGTCCCGCGGTTCTTACTCACAAAACAATTTCGAAAAAGCCAAAGTCATTCTATTGGAGTGGGTGGATAGCCAAGAGGAGATGGAAGCCGTTGGTGAACCATTTGCCGTATATTGGGATGGTCCTTTTACGCCATGGTTTTTAAAAACCTTTGAAGTCCAGGTGGAGGTCCGGCCTAAGAATAGTGAGGCAGCTTCCTCTTAA